A single window of Fischerella sp. PCC 9605 DNA harbors:
- a CDS encoding class I SAM-dependent methyltransferase, which yields MQLITSLDIRNSEYFAKDRFISYHHQMRLISSLGSKVKNILEIGIFNSILKDLLKLNGYNVTTADIDPNLKPDIILDLTTDFSLPKDQFDVIVLFQVLEHLPYPESEKALQKLAEATKRFLVISIPYNTQYLALQLRFSFLPRPRHLFIKIPKFWSTKPVCNQHYWEMGLKGYSKQRILNSIAKVGLTVKQEFLDPTNPYHYFLVLEKN from the coding sequence ATGCAACTTATCACGTCGTTAGATATTAGGAATTCGGAATATTTTGCTAAAGACAGGTTTATCAGCTATCACCACCAAATGCGCCTTATCTCCTCGCTTGGTAGTAAGGTAAAGAACATCTTAGAAATTGGAATTTTTAATTCGATTTTAAAAGACCTCCTCAAACTGAATGGCTACAACGTAACTACAGCCGATATTGACCCCAATTTAAAGCCAGATATAATTTTGGATCTAACAACAGACTTTTCATTGCCAAAAGATCAGTTTGATGTAATAGTACTTTTTCAAGTGCTGGAACACTTGCCTTACCCTGAGTCAGAAAAAGCCTTGCAGAAACTTGCAGAGGCAACAAAGAGGTTTTTGGTGATTTCTATTCCCTACAACACCCAATATTTGGCACTCCAACTGAGATTTTCTTTCTTGCCTAGACCAAGACATTTATTCATAAAGATTCCTAAATTCTGGAGTACAAAACCTGTGTGTAACCAGCACTACTGGGAAATGGGATTAAAAGGATACTCCAAACAGCGAATTTTAAACTCCATTGCCAAAGTTGGGTTAACCGTCAAGCAAGAATTCCTTGACCCCACCAACCCATACCACTATTTTTTGGTATTAGAAAAAAACTAA
- the htpG gene encoding molecular chaperone HtpG yields MLEQGTISIHTENIFPIIKKSLYSDHQIFLRELISNAVDAIQKLKMVSRAGEYSGDIGEPEILIAIDKNNKTLSVTDNGIGMTADEVKKYINQVAFSSAEEFIHKYKSTSEQPIIGHFGLGFYSSFMVAQQVEIDTLSYKEGAQAVHWTCDGSPEFTLEDSPRTTRGTTITLHLMEEELDYLESARIKNLVKTYCDFMPVPIKLDGEVLNRQKAPWRESPSSLSKEDYLEFYRYLYPFQEEPLLWVHLNTDYPFIINGILYFPKLKPDVDVTKGHIKLFCNQVFVSDHCEEIIPQFLLPMRGVIDSTDIPLNVSRSALQTDRTVRKIGDYIAKKVGDRLKELYRENREQYISAWKDLGTFVKFGVMNDEKFKKQVEDILIFRSTAKLAEQATSETPAVQVQSEEGDAWQDVTSTTSPTSPPQAGGTEGGSYTTLKEYLERNKERHQNRVFYCTDEAAQATYVELHKKQGLEVLFMDSFIDTHFINFLEREYQDVKFTRVDSDLDQTLLDKDQAGEIVDPKTNKTRSETIKELFEKALNKPRLNIRTEALKSDDPQGTPPAMVLLPEILRRLREMNALMQQQLAEFPEDHILLVNTTHPLIQNLTTLSQSSIIQGEGESPTGQLVNMICQHIYDLALMTQKGFDAEGMKAFVERSNEVLTKLTEQAAK; encoded by the coding sequence ATGTTAGAACAAGGAACCATCAGTATTCATACTGAGAATATTTTCCCGATCATCAAGAAATCCCTTTACTCAGATCACCAGATATTCTTGCGGGAACTTATATCCAATGCCGTCGATGCCATCCAAAAATTGAAAATGGTATCACGTGCTGGGGAATACTCTGGCGATATTGGCGAACCAGAAATTCTAATTGCGATAGACAAAAATAACAAAACTCTCTCTGTCACTGATAACGGTATCGGGATGACAGCAGATGAGGTGAAAAAATATATCAACCAGGTTGCATTTTCTAGTGCTGAAGAATTTATTCACAAGTATAAAAGTACATCCGAGCAACCAATAATCGGTCACTTTGGTTTGGGCTTTTACTCCTCCTTCATGGTGGCGCAACAAGTCGAAATCGATACCTTATCTTACAAAGAAGGAGCGCAGGCAGTTCACTGGACTTGCGATGGTTCGCCAGAGTTCACCTTGGAAGATTCACCCCGCACTACTCGTGGCACCACAATTACTCTCCATTTGATGGAGGAGGAGCTAGACTATTTAGAATCTGCACGAATCAAAAATCTTGTCAAGACTTACTGCGACTTCATGCCAGTGCCAATCAAACTGGATGGCGAGGTATTAAATAGACAAAAAGCACCGTGGCGCGAGTCTCCCAGTAGCTTAAGTAAGGAAGATTATTTAGAGTTTTACCGCTATCTGTATCCTTTCCAAGAAGAGCCTCTATTGTGGGTGCATCTAAATACAGATTATCCCTTTATCATCAACGGGATTCTGTATTTTCCCAAACTAAAGCCGGATGTAGATGTCACTAAAGGGCATATTAAGCTATTCTGCAATCAAGTTTTTGTCAGCGACCACTGCGAAGAAATTATTCCCCAGTTTCTATTACCAATGCGGGGTGTAATAGATAGTACTGACATACCCTTGAACGTATCGCGCAGTGCTTTGCAAACCGATCGCACTGTCCGGAAAATTGGCGACTACATAGCTAAAAAAGTTGGCGATCGCCTTAAAGAACTGTACCGCGAAAATCGCGAACAATACATTAGCGCTTGGAAAGACCTCGGTACATTCGTGAAATTCGGGGTTATGAATGATGAGAAATTCAAAAAACAAGTCGAGGACATCCTCATTTTCCGTAGTACTGCTAAACTAGCAGAACAAGCAACTTCTGAAACCCCAGCAGTACAGGTACAGTCCGAAGAAGGGGATGCTTGGCAAGATGTCACTTCAACAACCTCTCCTACTTCCCCTCCGCAAGCGGGAGGAACTGAGGGAGGGTCATACACAACCCTGAAAGAATACTTAGAACGCAACAAGGAACGCCACCAAAACCGCGTCTTTTACTGCACAGACGAAGCAGCACAAGCAACCTACGTAGAACTCCACAAAAAACAAGGGTTAGAAGTCCTATTCATGGACTCCTTCATCGATACCCACTTCATCAACTTCCTCGAACGCGAATATCAAGATGTCAAATTTACGCGGGTAGACTCCGACTTAGATCAAACCCTGTTAGATAAAGACCAAGCTGGAGAAATTGTTGACCCGAAGACAAATAAAACTCGAAGCGAGACGATCAAAGAGCTATTTGAAAAAGCTCTCAATAAACCCAGGTTAAACATCCGCACTGAAGCCTTAAAATCAGACGATCCGCAAGGTACACCACCCGCAATGGTGTTGTTACCAGAGATTCTGCGTCGCCTGCGGGAAATGAATGCTTTAATGCAGCAGCAATTAGCAGAGTTTCCCGAAGACCATATTTTACTTGTAAATACTACTCACCCCCTGATTCAGAATTTGACGACTCTCAGTCAAAGCAGCATCATTCAGGGTGAGGGCGAATCACCAACAGGTCAGCTAGTCAATATGATTTGTCAACACATATATGATTTGGCGCTAATGACTCAGAAAGGGTTTGACGCTGAAGGGATGAAAGCCTTTGTTGAACGTTCCAACGAAGTCTTAACTAAGTTGACGGAACAAGCTGCTAAGTAA
- the rpmB gene encoding 50S ribosomal protein L28, translating to MSRRCQLTGKKANNAFAISHSHRRTKRLQQVNLQTKRVWWPQGNRWVKLKLSTKAIKTLETKGLEAMAKEAGINLNHY from the coding sequence ATGTCTCGTCGCTGTCAATTAACTGGTAAAAAGGCAAATAATGCCTTTGCTATTTCGCACTCTCACCGTCGTACTAAGCGCCTTCAGCAGGTCAACCTCCAAACTAAGCGTGTTTGGTGGCCCCAAGGAAATCGCTGGGTGAAACTCAAGCTGTCTACCAAAGCTATCAAAACCCTAGAAACGAAAGGGTTAGAAGCGATGGCAAAAGAAGCAGGGATTAACCTTAATCATTATTAA
- the hpsA gene encoding hormogonium polysaccharide biosynthesis protein HpsA has translation MYLNSKLVKVIRKYSQTLCQQSQSTIKEQLLWFVRTYFITRRQTDWVNSGFVLPTVAMVSLVVVLLTTAILFRSFERAKNASNVRVNEVVIKAATPALERAKAKISELFADPTLPRAVPSNATLYNTLFSKLNVYTLGDETPLTLAYDLDKDKDIESPTSGTLEEKEILQTAWKFPVDTDNNGKFDSFTLYAVYFRNPPYIGANPARQRSPLDGRTAPLSSNACDAAGETSASLVGSSGWYKTPTGELKKSFFVYAVTVPITKTNKDSLNDGYEESKGNRGFSAIEMQQDRIQLPITNNAVVYEDDLDITPGPQFYLNGRIFTNSNFFTGESFQDIRLFQVSSFKSCYYERENGKIIVGGNVATNSAIAGSNNYKNPTEIDLFDENNLPTKKQLESKHASSNTNGPNQVAYNSQAYAQRIDLLVNAQFARNKDYDPQEVKDSIARRIASDPNLDSDKVRREELEIYFRKRTRRVPFNEVPLGTSGITGYTEADVLQGTENSGSNNKLRPPDAWIYPTDTNTTLTLKTTNLPATDPDIVETTPVKENEIGDRILAGNNLPELRWDNTKQEFVGENNLQEITGVKWNSSKKTRTRTTRVKQLADLGVTGRDGFWENAAASPRADNLDVVGGLRVITGAGIYMKTGSFLPTPLQPADNLNTPEKEDKAPVVWSDAMPMLVPDPSNPSNTSRGHLVMRATAV, from the coding sequence ATGTATCTGAATAGCAAATTAGTCAAGGTAATCAGAAAATACAGTCAAACACTTTGCCAGCAATCTCAATCAACAATTAAAGAGCAATTGTTGTGGTTCGTAAGAACATACTTTATTACTAGAAGGCAAACAGATTGGGTTAACTCCGGTTTCGTCTTACCAACGGTGGCAATGGTGTCACTAGTAGTTGTGCTGTTAACCACGGCAATTTTATTTAGGTCATTTGAGAGGGCTAAAAATGCTAGTAATGTTCGTGTCAATGAAGTAGTTATTAAAGCTGCTACCCCTGCTTTAGAACGTGCTAAAGCGAAAATTAGCGAATTATTTGCTGACCCAACATTGCCGAGAGCCGTTCCATCTAATGCCACACTTTATAACACCTTATTTTCTAAGCTAAATGTCTACACTTTGGGCGATGAAACTCCCCTGACTTTAGCTTACGACCTGGACAAAGATAAAGACATTGAATCACCTACAAGTGGAACTTTAGAAGAAAAAGAAATACTACAGACAGCTTGGAAATTTCCTGTTGATACCGATAATAATGGCAAATTTGATAGCTTTACCCTCTACGCTGTTTACTTCCGAAATCCACCTTATATTGGTGCTAACCCTGCCCGCCAACGCAGTCCTCTTGATGGACGAACAGCACCTTTATCAAGCAATGCTTGTGATGCTGCAGGTGAAACTAGCGCCAGCTTGGTAGGTAGTTCTGGCTGGTATAAAACACCTACCGGTGAATTGAAGAAAAGCTTTTTTGTCTACGCAGTCACTGTTCCTATAACAAAAACAAATAAAGATAGTTTGAATGACGGTTATGAGGAATCTAAAGGAAACAGAGGCTTTTCAGCCATAGAAATGCAACAAGACCGAATTCAGTTGCCTATTACGAATAACGCTGTAGTGTATGAGGACGACTTAGATATTACACCTGGTCCACAATTTTATCTGAATGGACGTATATTCACTAATAGTAATTTCTTCACGGGGGAAAGTTTTCAAGATATCAGGTTATTTCAAGTCAGCAGTTTTAAATCCTGTTACTATGAGCGAGAAAATGGCAAAATTATTGTTGGAGGTAATGTTGCTACTAACTCTGCTATAGCAGGTTCTAATAATTATAAAAATCCAACTGAAATAGATCTATTTGATGAAAATAATTTACCAACTAAAAAACAGCTTGAATCAAAACATGCATCATCCAATACAAATGGCCCAAACCAAGTTGCCTATAACAGTCAAGCTTACGCCCAACGTATAGACCTGTTGGTAAACGCTCAATTTGCTAGAAATAAAGATTATGACCCCCAAGAGGTCAAAGATAGTATAGCCAGACGCATAGCTAGTGACCCCAACTTAGACTCTGATAAAGTTCGACGGGAAGAATTAGAAATTTACTTCCGCAAGCGTACCAGACGTGTACCATTTAATGAAGTACCTCTTGGGACATCTGGCATTACTGGCTACACTGAAGCTGATGTTCTGCAAGGAACTGAAAATAGTGGTAGTAATAATAAGCTGCGACCACCAGATGCATGGATATATCCTACAGATACCAACACTACCTTGACATTAAAAACAACAAATTTACCTGCTACAGATCCTGACATAGTAGAAACAACTCCTGTCAAAGAAAATGAGATAGGCGATCGCATACTGGCAGGTAATAACCTCCCTGAACTCAGATGGGATAACACAAAACAAGAATTTGTAGGAGAGAATAACCTCCAAGAAATCACTGGTGTGAAGTGGAATAGCAGCAAAAAGACTCGTACCCGCACCACTCGCGTAAAACAATTAGCTGACTTGGGTGTAACAGGACGTGACGGTTTTTGGGAAAACGCAGCCGCTTCACCCCGCGCTGACAATCTTGATGTTGTGGGTGGTCTCCGTGTTATAACCGGTGCAGGTATATACATGAAAACAGGTTCTTTCTTACCAACACCCCTGCAGCCTGCGGATAATCTCAATACACCAGAAAAAGAAGATAAAGCTCCTGTGGTTTGGTCGGATGCTATGCCTATGCTCGTTCCCGATCCAAGCAACCCAAGCAATACATCGCGTGGTCATTTAGTGATGCGTGCTACTGCAGTTTGA
- a CDS encoding recombinase family protein — protein MSTSELVTLQHLNRKAIIYIRQSTPHQLISNQESLRLQYALRQRAIELGWSDNNIEVIDTDLGITAASAEQRPGFKELLAQVTLGLVGIILSYDVTRLSRNCSDWYPLLDLCGYRGCLIADRDGVYDPSSANGRLLLGLKGQISEVELHTIRSRLSAGILSKARRGELALTLPVGLVRDELGVVQKDPNREVINRINLVFEIFGQRKSASKVLQTFNSEGLLLPRRNRFGDIFWRKPSVASIISILKNPAYAGAFVYGRTRTLKRGLVSNQPQQKAIANGRMENPSQ, from the coding sequence ATGAGTACCTCAGAGCTAGTAACACTCCAACACCTGAACCGCAAAGCGATAATCTACATTCGTCAGTCTACCCCACATCAATTAATCAGCAATCAGGAGAGTTTGCGTCTGCAATACGCTCTGCGTCAGCGAGCTATAGAACTGGGCTGGTCGGATAATAACATTGAGGTAATTGACACTGATCTAGGTATTACCGCCGCCAGCGCAGAACAGCGACCAGGCTTTAAAGAACTGTTAGCCCAGGTAACTTTAGGATTAGTAGGGATTATCCTCTCTTATGATGTTACTCGCCTGTCACGTAATTGCTCAGATTGGTATCCCTTGCTGGACTTGTGTGGTTACAGAGGTTGTTTGATTGCTGACAGAGATGGGGTTTATGATCCAAGTAGTGCCAATGGTCGATTATTGTTGGGACTCAAAGGACAAATTTCCGAAGTAGAGTTGCATACGATTCGTTCCCGCTTAAGTGCTGGGATTCTTAGCAAAGCCAGGCGTGGTGAACTGGCACTCACCTTACCTGTGGGTTTGGTTCGTGATGAACTGGGAGTGGTGCAGAAAGACCCAAATCGTGAGGTGATTAACCGAATTAACTTAGTGTTTGAGATTTTTGGGCAACGTAAGTCAGCTTCCAAAGTGTTGCAGACGTTCAACAGTGAAGGGCTGTTGCTTCCACGGAGAAATCGCTTTGGTGATATTTTCTGGCGCAAGCCTAGCGTGGCAAGTATCATCTCAATTCTGAAAAATCCTGCCTACGCTGGTGCATTTGTATATGGACGTACACGTACTCTCAAACGTGGTTTGGTTTCAAATCAGCCACAACAAAAAGCAATTGCCAATGGCCGAATGGAAAATCCGAGTCAATGA
- the hpsA gene encoding hormogonium polysaccharide biosynthesis protein HpsA produces MSVKFADGFLRWALSNGFVYHYNNDPYTPQTKATDTQTPIACVSSYYNPTNANTIVNGTMAQVNAGTHSNNGVSYAVSSTTAKDITRGQTTDSDGLFTTASGADDVTNTGVDLTERLKYQANLVFPNGQFVNPLLRQALKKATTKPLTLSEQSALDSSICAIQIADGTLSTNSSVIPNGAIKETAFLDARQIKAIDNGTPTGKYDLEIEQRQPLEIRATVIDLDKLRKKSITGTWSKEYLLPNSGIIYVSRDDARADRSDPNSSNVSATDYKLDPNRRPNAIMLINGGDLSRENDYRPEEKGLILATDLPAYIRGDFNLHNKQEFKGSDFLSSPDDWTTGTDPNIKFYTRSDRDPDFACRPKDPRLPKCSTGETWRPASVLADAVTVLSNNFQEGFRDEGDYDLRNNQTDTSNAANVSSTRLRNGFWDNNFVTSRNFTDTDYSGSSGSPPNSSYFNNFVTPIQRRVSFPEYVMEMCLKIPVSECTKPDDWVVGYNGDLSKHSWDLSPSDTDSTKLMAGTTAKAAATGYERYARRVAFKRNSSGELVDQNGNVIDPNNITNPPIALGIKSSKIDSSGVIPDKANNALWFTTVNSSDTANPPTQKVYTNTTRLFYRFPTLNAKDQPLLEPILQIHVLNKNPNKNIKDTTTYLDLVELDANLKPQNKKDRVKYTRWLAKATETTFNLVIAAGDTPTRVGNTGNPYYENNGGLHNFVRFIESWDNGGASGASDPINANITGSFIQFKRSIFATAPFQVFTRPDANDNPNVKSLFSERQGVYYNTDSTGYGEAPFYMAPKRNWGFDVALLSQNPDLFAQRFVIPNTDPPDEYYREVPRDDRWVQTLLCAVQDTTENGFDTAFNIKIYDSTKKTTTTTSTKYALPASERPSTCPVTPN; encoded by the coding sequence ATGTCAGTTAAGTTTGCTGATGGGTTCTTGAGATGGGCATTAAGTAATGGTTTCGTTTATCACTACAATAATGATCCCTATACCCCTCAAACAAAAGCAACAGATACCCAAACACCCATTGCTTGCGTTAGTAGTTACTACAATCCAACCAACGCAAACACGATTGTCAATGGCACAATGGCACAGGTGAATGCCGGTACTCACTCTAACAACGGTGTGAGTTACGCTGTTTCTAGCACTACAGCCAAAGATATCACCAGGGGTCAAACTACAGATAGCGATGGGCTATTTACCACAGCATCTGGCGCTGACGATGTCACAAACACAGGTGTTGATTTGACAGAACGTTTGAAGTATCAAGCAAACTTAGTCTTTCCCAATGGTCAGTTTGTAAATCCACTGCTGCGACAAGCCCTGAAAAAGGCCACAACTAAACCTCTGACTTTGTCAGAACAGTCTGCACTTGACTCCAGCATCTGCGCCATACAAATTGCTGATGGTACTCTTAGTACTAATAGCAGTGTCATTCCCAATGGTGCAATCAAAGAAACAGCTTTTCTTGACGCTAGACAAATAAAAGCCATTGATAATGGTACACCGACAGGAAAATACGATCTTGAAATCGAACAGCGTCAGCCCTTAGAAATTCGCGCCACTGTCATTGATTTAGACAAGCTACGTAAAAAATCAATCACTGGTACTTGGTCTAAAGAATACCTACTGCCAAACAGTGGGATTATCTACGTCTCCCGTGATGATGCACGAGCAGATCGCAGCGATCCAAATAGTTCTAACGTCAGCGCCACTGACTACAAGCTAGACCCAAACCGTCGCCCCAACGCTATTATGTTGATTAATGGCGGCGATCTTAGTCGTGAGAATGATTACAGACCAGAGGAAAAAGGCTTAATTTTAGCAACAGACTTGCCCGCATATATTAGAGGCGATTTTAACCTACACAATAAGCAAGAATTCAAAGGCAGCGATTTTTTGAGTTCTCCAGACGATTGGACAACAGGCACAGATCCCAATATCAAATTTTACACCCGTTCTGACCGCGATCCAGACTTTGCTTGTCGTCCTAAAGACCCCAGGCTTCCAAAGTGTAGCACCGGTGAAACCTGGCGACCTGCATCAGTGCTTGCTGATGCTGTCACTGTGCTTTCTAATAATTTCCAGGAAGGTTTTCGTGATGAGGGTGATTATGACCTGCGGAATAACCAAACAGATACCAGCAATGCAGCTAATGTGAGTAGTACTCGACTGAGAAACGGCTTCTGGGATAATAACTTTGTTACCTCTAGAAATTTTACAGACACTGACTATTCTGGCAGTAGTGGCTCTCCGCCCAACAGTTCTTATTTCAATAACTTTGTCACACCGATTCAGCGACGAGTTAGCTTTCCAGAGTACGTTATGGAAATGTGTCTCAAGATACCTGTATCGGAATGTACAAAACCAGATGATTGGGTGGTTGGCTATAATGGTGATTTAAGCAAGCATTCATGGGATCTATCACCATCAGATACAGACTCCACTAAATTGATGGCTGGTACTACTGCTAAAGCTGCTGCAACAGGTTATGAGCGATACGCCCGTCGGGTTGCGTTTAAACGCAATTCTAGTGGTGAATTGGTTGATCAAAACGGCAATGTGATAGATCCAAATAATATTACCAATCCTCCCATCGCTCTAGGAATCAAGAGTAGTAAGATTGATAGTTCAGGAGTTATACCTGATAAAGCAAACAATGCTTTGTGGTTTACTACAGTCAACTCGTCTGATACAGCTAATCCACCAACTCAGAAAGTATACACTAACACAACTCGTCTTTTTTACAGATTTCCTACTCTAAACGCTAAAGACCAGCCATTGTTAGAACCAATCTTGCAGATCCACGTACTGAACAAAAATCCTAATAAAAATATAAAAGACACTACTACTTATCTCGACTTGGTTGAGTTAGATGCTAATTTGAAGCCCCAGAACAAGAAAGATAGAGTGAAATATACCAGATGGCTGGCAAAGGCTACGGAGACTACATTTAATTTGGTTATTGCTGCGGGTGATACGCCTACCCGTGTAGGAAATACAGGCAACCCATATTATGAAAACAACGGCGGTTTGCATAATTTCGTCCGCTTCATAGAAAGCTGGGATAATGGCGGTGCTAGTGGTGCAAGCGATCCAATCAACGCAAATATTACAGGTTCATTCATTCAGTTTAAACGTAGTATTTTTGCAACAGCTCCTTTCCAAGTATTTACCAGACCCGATGCTAACGATAATCCTAATGTCAAAAGTCTATTTTCTGAAAGACAAGGAGTTTATTACAACACTGATAGTACTGGATACGGGGAAGCACCTTTTTACATGGCTCCTAAACGGAATTGGGGTTTTGATGTAGCATTACTGTCTCAAAACCCTGACTTGTTCGCTCAGCGTTTTGTAATCCCTAATACAGATCCACCTGACGAATACTATAGAGAAGTTCCTCGAGACGATCGCTGGGTACAAACCTTGCTATGTGCAGTTCAAGATACAACAGAAAACGGCTTTGATACTGCATTCAATATCAAAATCTACGACTCAACTAAAAAAACTACCACTACAACAAGTACCAAATATGCGCTACCTGCATCTGAACGTCCTAGTACTTGTCCAGTGACTCCAAATTGA
- the hpsB gene encoding hormogonium polysaccharide secretion pseudopilin HpsB — protein sequence MKLHVLQKLLPHSCEAGFTIVESLVALLVTAILLAAIAPVLVLSTATRVQSRRVELATIAAKTYVDGVKSNTIADPPATNPITTTPDQYSVPTAGSLTCNTANDYCSKKDLYCVDGDADNKCTDTSAKDLVIQAFRYNSQSSEANNGYNLTLRIYRADGFKGSAALKKSTKQATFTGGIGDRKAPLLEMTTEIAKGQTSYSSLCQRLGGCK from the coding sequence ATGAAACTGCACGTATTGCAGAAACTACTTCCTCATTCTTGTGAGGCTGGTTTTACGATTGTTGAATCGCTAGTAGCACTACTTGTAACAGCAATTTTACTAGCAGCGATCGCACCTGTACTTGTTCTCTCAACTGCAACTCGCGTGCAATCCAGAAGAGTAGAACTCGCAACCATAGCAGCGAAAACATATGTTGATGGTGTGAAATCAAATACCATTGCCGATCCACCTGCCACGAACCCTATCACTACTACTCCAGATCAATATAGTGTTCCGACCGCAGGAAGTTTAACGTGCAACACAGCAAATGACTATTGTTCGAAAAAAGATTTGTACTGTGTGGATGGCGATGCTGATAACAAGTGTACGGATACTAGTGCCAAAGATTTGGTAATTCAAGCTTTTCGATATAACTCCCAATCTTCTGAGGCTAACAACGGCTATAACTTAACTTTACGTATTTACAGAGCAGATGGTTTTAAAGGTAGTGCTGCTTTGAAAAAGAGTACTAAACAAGCTACTTTCACGGGTGGAATAGGCGATCGTAAAGCACCACTACTAGAGATGACTACTGAAATCGCCAAAGGTCAAACCTCCTATAGCTCTTTATGCCAAAGACTTGGTGGTTGCAAATAA
- the hpsC gene encoding hormogonium polysaccharide secretion pseudopilin HpsC → MNTLRWVLSTQLKIWKQHKKNSGFTLIELLVAMILAVLVITPLLGFMLNILDSDRQEQAKVNSEQEIQAAADFITRDLQQAFYIYDATGVDAIKSQLPSVTGGEPVLVFWKREFAPEVAITNTKDSGGKEINFKDDAFVYSLVAYYLIKDSNDNWSKAARIARFQIKDGYLNINGNTCTKTYDTTSKFSLCPDVGFQPLDLSQNGKTIQEKMNGWTKLKDQDYTQKPIVLVDFIDQTTTTQKAPDATCPSGFAVVPSSLTSSTSTKRTGFYACIQSVSSSNKSIAEIYLRGNALARLNNDENKIIYNSSQLTYFPQAKVRVEGRSFIFTK, encoded by the coding sequence ATGAATACACTGAGATGGGTGTTAAGTACTCAGCTAAAAATATGGAAGCAGCACAAAAAAAATAGCGGCTTCACACTTATTGAATTACTAGTGGCGATGATTTTGGCAGTTCTTGTCATCACGCCTTTGCTAGGATTTATGCTCAATATTTTAGATAGCGATCGCCAAGAGCAAGCTAAGGTAAACTCTGAACAAGAAATTCAAGCTGCTGCTGATTTTATAACTCGTGATTTACAACAGGCTTTTTACATCTACGATGCAACAGGTGTGGATGCTATCAAATCTCAACTTCCATCTGTTACAGGTGGAGAACCAGTACTTGTCTTTTGGAAGCGAGAATTTGCTCCAGAAGTGGCTATTACCAACACAAAAGATAGCGGCGGGAAAGAGATAAATTTTAAAGACGATGCCTTTGTTTATTCATTAGTTGCCTACTATTTAATCAAAGATAGTAACGATAATTGGTCTAAAGCAGCACGCATTGCCAGATTTCAAATTAAAGATGGCTATCTCAATATTAATGGCAATACTTGTACTAAAACATACGATACTACTAGTAAGTTTAGCCTCTGTCCTGATGTTGGTTTTCAACCATTGGATTTATCACAAAATGGTAAAACAATACAAGAAAAGATGAATGGCTGGACAAAATTAAAAGATCAAGATTACACTCAAAAACCAATTGTTTTAGTTGATTTTATTGACCAAACCACAACGACACAAAAAGCACCAGATGCGACTTGCCCTTCAGGCTTTGCCGTTGTGCCATCCAGTCTTACCAGTAGTACTTCAACTAAGAGAACAGGCTTCTATGCTTGCATACAGTCGGTAAGTTCTAGTAATAAAAGTATTGCTGAGATTTATTTACGTGGTAATGCTCTAGCTCGTCTCAATAATGATGAAAATAAAATCATTTATAACTCCAGCCAATTGACTTATTTCCCACAAGCAAAAGTCAGGGTTGAAGGACGTAGTTTTATCTTCACTAAGTAG